A genomic stretch from Candidatus Omnitrophota bacterium includes:
- the thpR gene encoding RNA 2',3'-cyclic phosphodiesterase translates to MTEPTQELNKTPVRYFIAVKLSDEAKKEIRNVFGPVSANIDGRIVKDDGLHLTLKFLGELSEEKIETAKKIISEACSEFSPFQVSLGKTGSFPAQKPKVLWSGVRKGRDDLAAISKFVSERAKESLGIPKDSKEFIPHITLCRLSGKSVHKDFYSLRFISSFSAAKLFLIRSELHLSGAVYRDIFSAEFKS, encoded by the coding sequence ATGACAGAACCCACCCAAGAGCTAAATAAAACGCCGGTCAGATACTTTATCGCTGTGAAACTGAGCGATGAGGCGAAGAAAGAGATCAGAAATGTTTTCGGTCCGGTGTCGGCAAATATCGACGGAAGGATCGTGAAGGATGATGGTTTGCATCTCACATTGAAATTTCTCGGCGAACTGAGCGAAGAAAAGATAGAAACCGCAAAGAAGATAATCAGCGAAGCCTGCTCGGAATTCTCTCCCTTTCAGGTCTCGCTTGGGAAAACGGGTTCTTTCCCGGCGCAAAAACCTAAAGTGTTGTGGTCGGGCGTGAGAAAAGGCAGGGACGATCTCGCCGCCATCAGCAAGTTTGTATCAGAGCGCGCGAAGGAGTCTCTCGGCATACCGAAAGACAGCAAGGAATTCATACCGCACATAACTCTCTGCCGCCTCAGCGGCAAGAGCGTGCATAAGGACTTTTACTCGCTGAGATTTATCTCCTCTTTCAGTGCGGCGAAACTCTTTCTTATAAGGAGCGAACTTCATCTTTCCGGCGCAGTTTACCGTGATATTTTTTCCGCCGAATTCAAATCTTAA